The Thalassotalea sediminis genome includes the window CCTGAAACGTCGCTTGTTGATTTTCGATATGCGTAAAGACCAATACCAAGCATTGCTAAAAAATAAAGACCTAAAGATAAAAATGTTTCAAATTCCAAAATAATCCCACCGTTTTTATTTTAATTGTAAGCGTAAATTTATCATTGTTACTGTTAAAGAGCATATCTATCGAATAATCCACAACACTTTATGGTGATGTTTTTTATCACCGCCTATTTTAATACTAAATTAATGGTCTACCCAACATATTTGTAGACAAGATTACTCGATAATTTTTATAGGAAGTACAACAGATATACGATAGAACACCGCATAAAGGTCTGTGTCTTCATTCTCAACGCCTGCTCGCTGCCGAACAACTCATTCAAAATGGTGGTAGCTTATTATACAATAAACAATATAAAACGCCGTTTTGGTATATTCTACCTATTAATTATTATGGATTCAGCAATTAATAAGCTCTTTAGGTTAAGAATGTATTTTGGAGACATTGAATGCAAGAAGAAGTGCCATCAAACAATAGAGTACTAAAAGCTTTCCAGGCGTGTAAAGACGGCTTAGTGCGCTCAATTATGAAGATGAGTGTAGAGCAACAAGATGTTGATGATATCTTACAAGAAACGTTTATTAGGGTTTTGCATTCTGACGAACAACAACAAATAAAGTCACCTAAAGGGTACTTGTTTGTTGTTTCAAGAAATTTAGTGCTTAAAAAGTTAATGCAACAATCAAAAGAGATGCATACCGAACTTGATGATGCCTTATTGATAAATGAAGAAGAAAATATTGTTGAAAAAGAACTCTTTCAAAAACGTAAATTTGAACGATTTACCAACGCTTTAAATGCGTTACCAGAAAAACATCGCCGTGCGATATTATTAAGAAAATTGTACTGTTTGAGTCATAAAGAGATTGCTAAAAAAATGGATGTATCGGTCAGCTCCGTGGAAAAATATATTGCAGCGGGTTTAAGACAATGTAAGCAGTCACTTTATAGTCAAGGTTATGACATCAGTAATAATCTTGAAAAGCAACCATATCAGTCTAGCGAAGAGCGTATAAAATGAAGTCAAGTAACAAAGTAGTGACACTACATACCGCCAATCAGATTGATGAAGAAGCGTCTATTTGGTTAGTAAGGTTAGATAACGGTAATTTATCTGAGCAATCAAGAAAAGAGCTAAAAGCTTGGCTGGCGGCTGATGAAAGGCACCCAGCAGCCTTAAAAGCAATGGCAGATATTTGGGACGATATGGATGAGATACTTAATAACTTAGACGGTAAAGTCTCCACGAAAAAAGTCTCATTATGGTCGATATTTAAGCCACTATCTCAACCTGTGATGTTAGCGGCAAGCATCAGCTTTGTAGCCTTAATTTTATGGATGACAATGTCATTAGATGTTAAAAAGAGCTCGTATATCACTATAAAGGGGCAGCAATTAGAGACGACCTTTGATGATGGCTCTATTATTCATCTAAACACTAACAGCCACATTGAAACTGAATTTTCTGATGAAAAACGGATCGTAAAATTAATTAAAGGTGAGGCATTATTTGAAGTTGCTCATGATGCTAATCGTCCTTTTATTGTTTATGTTGGCGATCGTCTTGTTCAAGCCATCGGTACTGAATTTGTGATCCATGTCAAACCTGAAAATATCCAAGTAACGGTAACAGATGGTAAAGTTAAAATGTCTAAGGTACAGGGAGAGTCTAGCATTGCTGATATCAAAGCAATGAATAATGCGGTAATTAAAAAAGGTGATGTATATCTCACTAAAGGTGAAAAAGCCATTGTCACTGGCAATGAAAAGCCGACATTAATGAAAATCGCATCAGATAACATGACACGTGAACTTTCTTGGCTTAATGGCAAGTTGATTTTTGATAATGAGTCTTTATTTGACGTTATTGAAGAAATTAATCGCTATATTGATGTCACCATTGTTTTAAAAGAATCGTCTTTGCACGATTTAAAAATAAGCGGTCGATTTGATTTGGGAGATAGTGATGCATTAATTGAAGCACTAGAGCTTTCTTTTAATATTAAATCACAGCGATTAAGTGCCAATAAAATTCTGTTAACTAAGAAAACATAATGGCATTGAACTGACCACAGTAGCTAAGTTTAATGACTGATTTAGGCGTTGTTCACGTGTAAAAGTGATAACGCCTTTTTTATCGATAAATATTATTTCCAAGGTAAAAACAGCCTGCAAAATAACCCATTTTTATTGCTCAAAAATTGACGATGTAAACGATAACATTGAACTTTACTAAATTTCTATCAGTGCTTGAAGGCCTTTATACATATACGTTCATTCTTTATATGCCAGCAAAAACTCAAATAAAAAAGTAAAAAGATTACGGTTTTTCCTTTTCGTCCACTCTTTAGTTTAGGTTGCAAATTATTCTATTAAAAATCGCAGCTGTTTATAAAACGATAAAACTTATAAAAAAACTAGGAAGGAAATAACATGTCTATTAAATTCCGTACCGGAACACTTGCACTTGCTGTGAGTGTGGCATTAGGTACTTTATCTGCGCACGCAGAAGAAGCTAGCTCCAACAAGGTAAAAGAAAAAAGTGTTGAACGCATTGCTGTGGTTGGTACGCGTAGTGCCCCTCGTTCAGTAGACGACTCACCAGTGCCCATCGATTTGATCGGTGCCGAAGAACTAGAAAGATCGGGCAATACCGACATGTTAGAACTTATAAAAGGTACTGTGCCATCAC containing:
- a CDS encoding RNA polymerase sigma factor, whose product is MQEEVPSNNRVLKAFQACKDGLVRSIMKMSVEQQDVDDILQETFIRVLHSDEQQQIKSPKGYLFVVSRNLVLKKLMQQSKEMHTELDDALLINEEENIVEKELFQKRKFERFTNALNALPEKHRRAILLRKLYCLSHKEIAKKMDVSVSSVEKYIAAGLRQCKQSLYSQGYDISNNLEKQPYQSSEERIK
- a CDS encoding FecR family protein; this encodes MKSSNKVVTLHTANQIDEEASIWLVRLDNGNLSEQSRKELKAWLAADERHPAALKAMADIWDDMDEILNNLDGKVSTKKVSLWSIFKPLSQPVMLAASISFVALILWMTMSLDVKKSSYITIKGQQLETTFDDGSIIHLNTNSHIETEFSDEKRIVKLIKGEALFEVAHDANRPFIVYVGDRLVQAIGTEFVIHVKPENIQVTVTDGKVKMSKVQGESSIADIKAMNNAVIKKGDVYLTKGEKAIVTGNEKPTLMKIASDNMTRELSWLNGKLIFDNESLFDVIEEINRYIDVTIVLKESSLHDLKISGRFDLGDSDALIEALELSFNIKSQRLSANKILLTKKT